The following are encoded together in the Lactuca sativa cultivar Salinas chromosome 1, Lsat_Salinas_v11, whole genome shotgun sequence genome:
- the LOC111913432 gene encoding spliceosome-associated protein 49, with protein sequence MSSDPRDSCTVYIGNLDERVSDRVLYDILIQAGRVVDLHIPRDKETDKPKGFAFAEYETEEIADYAVRLFTGLVTLYNKTLRFGISGQDKDTLNLQAQSMSMLTYTSTFKSSFHEDVAMSSLSRYAQDEDLGLNKDKEV encoded by the exons ATGTCATCAGATCCTAGGGATAGCTGCACTGTTTATATTG GTAATTTGGATGAGCGAGTAAGCGATAGGGTTTTATACGATATACTTATTCAAGCTGGTCGTGTAGTTGATTTGCACATTCCTCGAGATAAAGAAACTGATAAACCAAAAGGCTTTGCGTTTGCAGAATATGAAACAGAGGAGATTGCTGATTATGCTGTCAGGCTTTTCACTGGGCTTGTCACCCTTTACAATAAAACCTTGAGATTTGGG ATATCTGGACAAGACAAGGACACCTTGAACTTGCAAGCACAATCCATGTCCATGCTCACATATACCTCTACTTTTAAATCAAGCTTCCATGAAGATGTTGCTATGAGCTCTCTGTCACGATATGCACAAG ATGAAGATTTGGGGTTGAATAAAGACAAGGAGGTGTAA
- the LOC111913433 gene encoding uncharacterized protein LOC111913433, with amino-acid sequence MEEYLQYMKTLRSHMNDVEDQAAKVSAEEQTQITTIQTLKNEVDIAKSETKLLKEDSDLLMKGKEHICSQILERRNKIALLENDSSTLSQTLELIQQERCNLSTKLVEKRAFYGMTEEEINTNLKEQQDWLDSYKSSSEIGEHGLVNTRIDHRDTKSSGNYDFTTLVTSGNLNDAYNNTMTKVDAAKAKFDKLTQMRSELASEHHKVKESLEKLKGRVENFKPELRDMPSETLEEELQALISDKSGETQYHESMQNQIDTIKGISHMVKCGCGEEYKVEVDICL; translated from the exons ATGGAGGAGTACTTACAGTACATGAAAACTTTACGCTCTCATATGAACG ACGTTGAGGATCAAGCAGCGAAGGTTTCTGCCGAAGAGCAAACACAGATCACTACTATTCAGACTCTGAAGAACGAGGTTGATATAG ctaAATCTGAAACAAAGCTACTAAAGGAGGATTCTGACCTATTGATGAAGGGAAAGGAACACATATGTTCTCAGATTTTAGAAAGACGAAATAAAATTGCTTTGTTGGAAAATGATTCGTCCACACTTTCACAG aCATTGGAGCTTATCCAACAGGAAAGATGCAACTTGTCAACCAAACTTGTTGAGAAGCG TGCATTCTATGGCATGACTGAAGAGGAGATCAACACCAATTTAAAAGAACAACAG GACTGGTTGGATTCATACAAGTCTAGTTCAGAGATTGGAGAGCATGGTTTG GTCAACACACGAATTGACCACAGGGATACTAAATCTTCAG GAAACTATGATTTTACAACCCTAGTCACAAGTGGAAATCTG AATGATGCATACAACAATACAATGACAAAGGTTGATGCTGCCAAAGCTAAATTTGACAAGCTAACACAAATGAGATCTGAACTTGCCTCAGAACATCACAAG GTGAAGGAATCATTGGAGAAACTGAAGGGTAGAGTTGAAAATTTTAAG CCAGAACTAAGGGATATGCCTAGTGAGACCCTGGAAGAGGAGCTTCAAGCTCTTATTTCTGACAAATCTGGAGAAACTCAGTATCATGAATCTATGCAAAACCAAATCGACACTATTAAG GGAATTTCACACATGGTTAAATGTGGTTGTGGAGAGGAGTACAAAGTAGAAGTGGATATTTGTTTGTAA
- the LOC111913464 gene encoding uncharacterized protein LOC111913464, with translation MFKKSVEAKAQQRLSGADRKKLKRTIKERFPAASDSDLDTLIPPKVEITVSKHPNRVLIYSLEGGLPIFFDVDSRGTTIFPTVYALWKVPHLLPSFILKGGEVSRYVIGGADLMFPGISIDSEGLPEFLAGQPWAVKVPGNPAPIAVGSTYMSSSEALKAGLRGKALKISHHYRDALWESAEGRYVPNAGFLEDVVFGDPSLSTTDAISDHENNADNQELEVANAIIDGLDDSSSNTNISQQVITDLDNLKVTENVESDKGTAAEDQNTLSVEDVDALLDKCLLQAFYTTMKDKDLPIAGSTLWANHVLPCRPSGIVLDIKKSSHKKLSKWLQSKSTEGLISSKEDKHKKEVMVLSINRKHPVYTSFKPEKQQVEKTEQTVDHPSNETDLNTTMEVIEIYKPSVHVNPIFTSVGADTRQLYTASEASEVVFAYVEKENLVKPTNKSIVVLDAILCDALFKGAIKKGSTYPSEIHKKDLAPTFINRMQAHHQVTRGKESVVRKGGLKAMQIMTERRQGNKKVTKLSGMESFLIDADPLASELQKKFACSTSVTEMPGKKGYEVLVQGGVIDVLARYLVEQYGIPKKYIEVLDKTARK, from the exons ATGTTCAAGAAATCAGTGGAGGCAAAAGCGCAGCAGCGATTATCGGGTGCAGATCGTAAGAAGTTGAAGCGAACCATCAAAGAACGCTTCCCGGCTGCTTCCGATTCCGACCTCGACACTTTAATCCCCCCTAAG GTAGAGATAACAGTCTCAAAGCACCCAAACCGTGTCCTTATTTACAGTTTAGAAGGTGGATTGCCAATTTTCTTTGATGTTGATAGCAGAGGCACAACCATATTTCCAACAG TGTATGCATTATGGAAAGTTCCTCATCTTCTACCCTCTTTCATTCTGAAAGGGGGAGAGGTTTCAAGATATGTGATTGGAGGGGCAGATTTGATGTTTCCGGGCATCAGTATAGATTCAGAGGGTCTCCCTGAGTTTTTAGCCGGGCAGCCATGGGCAGTTAAAGTTCCTGGGAATCCAGCTCCAATTGCA gTTGGGTCTACCTACATGAGCAGCTCTGAGGCTTTAAAGGCTGGTCTTCGTGGAAAGGCTTTAAAGATTAGTCAtcactaccgagatgctctttg GGAATCAGCTGAAGGTCGATATGTGCCCAATGCTGGGTTTCTGGAAGATGTAGTGTTTGGGGATCCTTCTCTTTCAACTACTGATGCCATAAGCGATCATGAAAATAATGCAGACAACCAAGAATTAGAGGTGGCCAATGCCATCATTGATGGCCTGGATGATTCATCTTCAAACACAAATATCTCCCAACAAGTAATCACTGATCTTGATAATCTAAAGGTAACAGAAaatgttgaaagtgataagggcaCTGCAGCagaagaccaaaataccctttcagTTGAGGACGTAGATGCACTTTTGGACAAATGCCTTTTGCAAGCTTTTTACACTACCATGAAGGATAAAGATCTTCCTATTGCCGGAAGTACATTATG GGCGAATCATGTCTTACCTTGTAGGCCATCGGGAATCGTGTTGGATATAAAGAAATCTTCACACAAAAAGTTATCAAAATGGTTACAATCCAAGTCTACTGAAGGATTG ATATCATCAAAAGAAGATAAACACAAAAAAGAAGTCATGGTTTTGTCCATTAACCGAAAGCATCCGGTTTACACTTCTTTTAAACCTGAAAAACAACAAGTGGAGAAAACCGAACAAACCGTTGATCATCCCAGTAATGAAACCGATCTCAACACAACAATGGAGGTCATAGAGATTTACAAACCAAGTGTTCATGTGAATCCGATTTTCACCTCCGTGGGGGCCGACACCCGCCAGCTGTACACCGCATCTGAGGCAAGCGAAGTGGTGTTTGCCTACGTGGAAAAGGAAAACCTGGTCAAACCGACAAATAAGTCGATTGTTGTTTTGGATGCGATCTTATGCGATGCGTTGTTTAAGGGAGCTATTAAGAAAGGATCGACGTACCCTTCGGAAATACACAAGAAGGATTTGGCACCGACATTTATAAACAGAATGCAAGCGCATCACCAAGTGACGAGAGGAAAGGAATCGGTTGTGAGAAAAGGTGGTTTGAAGGCGATGCAGATAATGACGGAAAGAAGGCAAGGAAACAAGAAGGTGACGAAGCTCTCCGGAATGGAATCGTTTTTGATTGATGCCGACCCGTTGGCATCGGAATTGCAGAAGAAGTTTGCTTGTAGTACTTCCGTCACCGAAATGCCAG GGAAGAAGGGGTATGAGGTTCTTGTTCAAGGCGGGGTGATTGATGTACTTGCTAGATATCTCGTTGAGCAATATGGGATCCCAAAGAAATATATTGAGGTTCTGGATAAAACAGCAAGGAAATGA
- the LOC111913465 gene encoding uncharacterized protein LOC111913465, producing the protein MSDTAGSGLGAMVPWFRKKIVDPFVKILRRGAEPKQLAFSTALGISLGVFPIVGVTVFLCGLAIAVLGSSVNAPTVMLANFIATPLELSLMIVFLRFGEFIMGGGHFPLTSDALKKVLTGEASMEIFRSLLHALLGWLVLAPLILGALYVILLPAFVILVHKFSNTSGPKLASPSSTELKLRVRDT; encoded by the exons ATGTCGGATACGGCGGGAAGTGGATTAGGAGCCATGGTTCCTTGGTTTCGCAAGAAGATCGTTGATCCTTTCGTTAAAATCCTTCGCAG GGGAGCAGAGCCTAAGCAACTGGCATTCTCAACTGCCCTTGGCATTTCATTAGGAGTGTTCCCAATTGTTG GGGTGACAGTGTTCCTGTGTGGGCTAGCTATAGCAGTGCTTGGATCTTCTGTCAATGCTCCCACAGTTATGTTGGCTAATTTTATTGCTACTCCATTAGAGCTCag tCTGATGATAGTATTTTTACGCTTTGGTGAGTTTATCATGGGTGGAGGTCATTTCCCTTTGACTTCTGATGCTTTAAAGAAGGTATTAACCGGTGAAGCTTCTATGGAGATCTTTCGAAGCCTCCTTCATGCG TTGTTGGGGTGGTTGGTTTTGGCACCGTTGATCCTAGGGGCACTTTACGTAATTCTTTTACCTGCTTTTGTGATTTTAGTGCATAAATTCAGTAACACTTCAGGCCCAAAATTAGCCTCACCATCCAGCACAGAATTAAAGCTTAGGGTGAGGGATACTTAA